The DNA segment TCTCGGTAGGCCTTTCTCAATGGCTCTAATAAGCCGTTTCTGTTGGCTGGTCTGAATTTCTATTACGTTTTCACTACGTTTTTCTTGCTGCTGTTTAACCGCCCATTCGATATGTTCATCTAAAACTTCAGACAATCCCCTTCTTGATTGCAGCAGAGGAATAATCTGTGCGTCGTAGGGAGCATTACCCAAAGCGACGCTAATATTACGCAGCCAGCGTAGATGCCCAATGCGACGAATGGCTGAACCCTCGGTGATTTTTAGGAAAGTCTTTTCATCCCACTGAAACAGCGCGATCAATTCAGGCGTGTGCAGATTTTGGCGCGGGCTAAAATCACCTTCTTCTGTTAGCTGAGAAAAACGATTCCACGGGCAGATCATCTGGCAGTCATCACATCCATAGATTCTGTTGCCCATCAGCGGCCGGAACTCTTCCGGTATGGCGCTTTCTAGCTCGATGGTGAGATAGGAAATGCAGCGGCGGGCATCCACGACATAAGGCTCAACAATTGCGCCGGTTGGACACGTGGTGATACAGGCCACGCAGCGGCCGCATTGCTCGTCTTGGGGCTTATCAATAGGGAGTGGGAGATCGAGTAATAGTTCACCTAAAAAGAACCAGGAACCGGCCTCTTTGTTTAAAATAAGTGAGTGTTTACCAACCCAGCCAATTCCGGCTTTAGCGGCTAGTGGGCGTTCTAAAATGGGGGCGGAGTCCACAAATGGGCGAGAGTTAACGTCGATACCAACGCAATACTCTTGGATCATATCGCCTAAACGCTTAAGTCGATTACGTAGCAGTTTGTGATAATCCCGCCCAAGGGCGTAGCGGCTCACATAGCCTAGCTGTGGATTTTTGAGTGTTTTAGCAAAAGACGCGTTTGCTGGAAGATAGTTCATGCGCACGCTGATAACCCGCAGGGTGCCGGGATGTAATTCGTGTGGTCTGGCTCGCATCATGCCGTGGCGCGCCATCCACTCCATCTCACCGTGATACTGCTTATCCAGCCATGCCTGCAGGCGCGGCTCTTCAACCGAAAGGTCGGTATCACATATTCCAACCTGCTGGAATCCTAGCGA comes from the Hafnia alvei genome and includes:
- the queG gene encoding tRNA epoxyqueuosine(34) reductase QueG: MTHPLDLNQLAQHIKQWGQSLGFQQVGICDTDLSVEEPRLQAWLDKQYHGEMEWMARHGMMRARPHELHPGTLRVISVRMNYLPANASFAKTLKNPQLGYVSRYALGRDYHKLLRNRLKRLGDMIQEYCVGIDVNSRPFVDSAPILERPLAAKAGIGWVGKHSLILNKEAGSWFFLGELLLDLPLPIDKPQDEQCGRCVACITTCPTGAIVEPYVVDARRCISYLTIELESAIPEEFRPLMGNRIYGCDDCQMICPWNRFSQLTEEGDFSPRQNLHTPELIALFQWDEKTFLKITEGSAIRRIGHLRWLRNISVALGNAPYDAQIIPLLQSRRGLSEVLDEHIEWAVKQQQEKRSENVIEIQTSQQKRLIRAIEKGLPRDA